The Blastococcus sp. HT6-4 genome window below encodes:
- a CDS encoding ribonuclease J, with product MSHAHPELRQPPPLPDGGLRVVALGGLGEIGRNMTVLEHAGKLLVVDCGVLFPEEHQPGIDVILPDFTSIRDRLDDIEALVLTHGHEDHIGAVPYLLRERPDIPVVGSRLTLAFIEAKLKEHRIRPVTRQVSEGDRSTFGPFDCEFIAVNHSIPDSLAVAIRTGAGLVLHTGDFKMDQFPLDRRITDLRAFARLGEEGVDLFLTDSTNADVPGFTTSEAELTPAIETVFRTSPKRVIVSSFASHVHRIQQVLDAAHAHGRKVAFVGRSMVRNMGIAGDLGYLTVPPGLLVDMKQLEKLPPDQVCLICTGSQGEPMAALSRMANRDHVIRITEGDTVLLASSLIPGNENAVYRIINELTRWGANVVHKGNAKVHVSGHASAGELAYVYNVVRPRNVMPVHGEWRHLKANAAIALRTGVHPRGVVIAEDGVVVDLLDGKVRITGKVPAGNVYVDGTAVGGATEAHLRDRRTLAQEGVITVVAIVDADTGRLAEAPDFLARGFVHDETTFDEVVPLIEKALAKAAEEGVGGAVQLEQLIARAVARWVDRSHRRSPMVIPIVIDA from the coding sequence ATGAGCCACGCCCATCCCGAGCTCCGTCAACCACCGCCGCTCCCCGACGGGGGCCTGCGGGTGGTCGCGCTCGGCGGTCTCGGGGAGATCGGCCGGAACATGACCGTCCTCGAGCACGCGGGAAAGCTGCTCGTCGTCGACTGCGGAGTGCTCTTCCCCGAGGAGCACCAGCCCGGGATCGACGTCATCCTCCCCGACTTCACCTCGATCCGGGACCGGCTCGACGACATCGAGGCGCTGGTGCTCACCCACGGGCACGAGGACCACATCGGCGCCGTCCCGTACCTGCTGCGCGAGCGTCCCGACATCCCGGTGGTCGGCTCGCGGCTGACCTTGGCCTTCATCGAGGCCAAGCTGAAGGAGCACCGGATCCGGCCGGTCACCCGTCAGGTGAGCGAGGGCGACCGGAGCACGTTCGGCCCCTTCGACTGCGAGTTCATCGCGGTCAACCACTCCATCCCGGACAGCCTCGCCGTGGCGATCCGCACCGGCGCCGGGCTGGTGCTGCACACCGGCGACTTCAAGATGGACCAGTTCCCCCTGGACCGGCGGATCACCGACCTGCGCGCCTTCGCCCGCCTCGGCGAGGAGGGCGTGGACCTCTTCCTCACCGACTCCACCAACGCCGACGTCCCGGGCTTCACGACGTCCGAGGCGGAGCTCACCCCGGCGATCGAGACGGTCTTCCGCACCTCGCCGAAGCGGGTGATCGTGTCGAGCTTCGCCAGCCACGTGCACCGCATCCAGCAGGTGCTCGACGCCGCGCACGCGCACGGCCGCAAGGTCGCCTTCGTCGGCCGGTCCATGGTCCGCAACATGGGCATCGCCGGCGATCTCGGCTACCTCACCGTGCCGCCCGGCCTGCTGGTCGACATGAAGCAGCTCGAGAAGCTGCCGCCCGACCAGGTCTGCCTGATCTGCACCGGCTCCCAGGGTGAACCGATGGCGGCGCTGTCGCGGATGGCCAACCGCGACCACGTCATCCGCATCACCGAGGGCGACACCGTGCTGCTGGCCAGCTCGCTGATCCCCGGCAACGAGAACGCCGTCTACCGGATCATCAACGAGCTGACCCGGTGGGGCGCGAACGTCGTCCACAAGGGCAACGCCAAGGTGCACGTCTCCGGGCACGCCAGCGCCGGCGAGCTCGCCTACGTCTACAACGTGGTGCGGCCGCGCAACGTCATGCCGGTGCACGGCGAGTGGCGGCACCTCAAGGCCAACGCCGCCATCGCGTTGCGCACCGGGGTCCACCCGCGGGGAGTGGTCATCGCCGAGGACGGCGTCGTCGTCGACCTGCTGGACGGCAAGGTGCGCATCACCGGCAAGGTGCCCGCCGGCAACGTCTACGTCGACGGCACCGCGGTCGGCGGCGCCACCGAGGCGCACCTGCGCGACCGGCGCACCCTGGCCCAGGAGGGCGTCATCACCGTCGTGGCGATCGTCGACGCCGACACCGGCCGGCTGGCCGAGGCGCCCGACTTCCTGGCTCGCGGGTTCGTGCACGACGAGACGACGTTCGACGAGGTCGTGCCGCTGATCGAGAAGGCACTGGCGAAGGCGGCCGAGGAAGGGGTGGGCGGGGCGGTGCAGCTCGAGCAGCTCATCGCTCGTGCCGTGGCCCGCTGGGTGGACAGGTCCCACCGGCGCAGCCCCATGGTCATCCCGATCGTCATCGACGCCTGA
- a CDS encoding MFS transporter, with translation MVAVSAVALAATAPGQTAAISAFIDPMTEGLGISRSAISTAYLIGTLVGAAAMPLVGRALDRFGTRATMAAIGAVFGGVLISLALVSSLLGLTAGFVGVRMAGQGALGLTATTAVAVWFTRRRGLAVGLVSAVGAAGISLAPVGLEALISATSWRTAWIVEGLAVWAIVLPLALFGVRNSPADLGQHPDGPTPAGHRPAPSPVGMTLAQARRTGFFWVVLAGVAVAGMLGTAVAFHQIDLLGERGLSATEAAANFLPQTAAALLATLAVGALADRISPRWLTAGCMVALAGGLAWGTVVDPGWSAVGFGFLLGGSAGAIRTLEAAAFPRYFGTTHLGAIRGVVAAVSVGSTAFGPLAFALVHDATDGYGAALLVSAGLPLLVGAAALVLSVPPPLDATSPSRTADRASSACPGETAGTGRGA, from the coding sequence ATGGTCGCCGTCTCCGCCGTCGCCCTCGCCGCCACCGCGCCCGGGCAGACCGCGGCGATCTCCGCCTTCATCGACCCGATGACCGAGGGGCTGGGGATCAGCCGCTCGGCCATCTCCACCGCCTACCTGATCGGCACGCTCGTCGGCGCGGCGGCCATGCCCCTGGTGGGCCGCGCGCTCGACCGGTTCGGCACCCGGGCCACGATGGCCGCGATCGGCGCCGTCTTCGGCGGGGTGCTGATCTCGCTGGCCCTCGTCTCGAGCCTGCTCGGGCTGACCGCCGGGTTCGTCGGTGTCCGGATGGCCGGCCAGGGCGCCCTCGGGCTGACGGCCACCACCGCGGTCGCCGTCTGGTTCACCCGCCGCCGGGGCCTGGCCGTCGGCCTGGTCTCCGCCGTCGGTGCCGCCGGCATCTCGCTGGCCCCGGTCGGCCTGGAGGCGCTGATCTCGGCCACCAGCTGGCGCACCGCCTGGATCGTCGAGGGGCTCGCCGTCTGGGCGATCGTCCTGCCCCTGGCGCTGTTCGGCGTCCGCAACTCCCCCGCCGACCTCGGTCAGCACCCGGACGGCCCCACCCCGGCCGGGCACCGGCCCGCCCCGTCCCCGGTCGGCATGACCCTCGCCCAGGCCCGTCGCACCGGCTTCTTCTGGGTGGTCCTCGCCGGCGTCGCCGTGGCCGGGATGCTGGGCACCGCGGTCGCCTTCCACCAGATCGACCTGCTCGGGGAACGCGGCCTGTCCGCCACCGAGGCCGCGGCCAACTTCCTGCCCCAGACCGCGGCAGCGCTGCTGGCCACCCTCGCCGTCGGCGCGCTGGCCGACCGGATCAGCCCCCGCTGGCTGACCGCCGGCTGCATGGTCGCGCTCGCCGGCGGCCTGGCGTGGGGCACCGTCGTGGACCCCGGCTGGTCGGCCGTCGGCTTCGGGTTCCTCCTGGGTGGCTCCGCAGGCGCCATCCGCACCCTGGAGGCGGCGGCCTTCCCCCGCTACTTCGGCACCACGCACCTCGGCGCCATCCGGGGAGTCGTCGCCGCCGTCAGCGTCGGCTCCACCGCCTTCGGCCCTCTCGCATTCGCACTCGTTCACGACGCGACCGACGGCTACGGGGCGGCACTGCTCGTCTCCGCCGGCCTGCCGCTGCTGGTCGGCGCCGCGGCGCTGGTGCTGTCGGTGCCTCCTCCACTGGACGCGACCTCCCCCTCCCGCACCGCCGACCGAGCGAGCTCGGCGTGTCCGGGAGAGACTGCCGGGACCGGCAGGGGAGCCTGA
- a CDS encoding HAD-IC family P-type ATPase, whose protein sequence is MSAVQELRAKRKLDRLQLLSRSAATVVRDGRDVEVAPEEVVRGDVLHVRPGDQIVVDGPVLDGGRVEADESLLTGEPDPQVKEPGDDLLSGSFCVGGGGHQLARDVGAASYANRLTTDARQVSTDSTPLQRRISFVVRLVICLVVLMSGAILLQAALEGFSLVRVVQTTAVLSGLVPYGLFFLIAVAYTVGAAKSAGRGALVQQVNAVESVSSVDVVCTDKTGTLTTGRLSLAEITPVGPPEVGDVERVIGSMARSAASANLTSAALAAALPGEPWPVREEIPFSSSLRWSALRTDDGVFVLGAPDALAPHLSGPPLTGAVGARTAQGLRVLVAARAADPLAPLRDDAGRAQLPPLAPLAVVALADELRPEVREALARFAADGVAVKVVSGDDPRTVAALARQAGLDGGEPAAGADLAALPDPELDALVARTAVFGRVAPEQKERLVASLRRQGRYVAMIGDGVNDARALKAAQVGVAMRSGSAVTRDVADILLTEDSLAALVPARQEGRRIISGLATSMQVFLARVATQGLVILAVTMLGLGFPYSPAQVG, encoded by the coding sequence ATCAGCGCGGTCCAGGAGCTCCGGGCCAAGCGCAAGCTCGACCGGCTGCAGCTGCTCAGCCGCAGCGCGGCGACCGTGGTCCGTGACGGCCGGGACGTCGAGGTGGCGCCGGAGGAGGTCGTGCGCGGCGACGTCCTGCACGTGCGCCCCGGCGACCAGATCGTCGTCGACGGCCCGGTGCTCGACGGCGGCCGGGTCGAGGCCGATGAGTCGCTGCTCACCGGCGAGCCCGATCCGCAGGTGAAGGAGCCCGGCGACGACCTGCTGTCGGGCAGCTTCTGCGTCGGCGGTGGGGGCCACCAGCTCGCCCGGGACGTCGGAGCGGCCAGCTACGCCAACCGGCTCACCACCGACGCCCGGCAGGTGTCCACCGACAGCACACCCCTGCAGCGGCGCATCAGCTTCGTCGTCCGGCTGGTCATCTGCCTGGTCGTGCTGATGAGCGGGGCCATCCTGCTGCAGGCCGCTCTGGAGGGGTTCTCCCTGGTCCGGGTGGTGCAGACGACGGCGGTGCTGTCCGGGCTGGTGCCCTACGGGCTGTTCTTCCTGATCGCCGTGGCCTACACCGTCGGTGCGGCGAAGAGCGCGGGGCGCGGCGCGCTGGTCCAGCAGGTCAACGCCGTGGAGTCGGTGAGCAGCGTCGACGTGGTCTGCACCGACAAGACCGGCACGCTGACCACCGGCCGGCTGAGCCTGGCCGAGATCACCCCCGTCGGCCCGCCGGAGGTCGGCGACGTCGAGCGGGTGATCGGGTCCATGGCCCGTAGCGCGGCATCGGCCAACCTGACCTCGGCGGCGCTGGCCGCCGCGCTGCCCGGCGAGCCGTGGCCGGTGCGGGAGGAGATCCCGTTCTCCTCCTCCCTGCGGTGGAGCGCCCTGCGCACCGACGACGGCGTGTTCGTCCTCGGCGCCCCCGACGCCCTGGCCCCGCACCTGTCCGGACCGCCCCTGACCGGCGCCGTCGGTGCGCGGACCGCGCAGGGGCTGCGGGTCCTCGTCGCCGCCCGCGCCGCCGACCCGCTCGCCCCACTGCGCGACGACGCCGGCCGGGCGCAGCTCCCCCCGCTGGCGCCGCTGGCCGTGGTCGCGCTGGCCGACGAGCTGCGGCCGGAGGTCCGCGAGGCGCTCGCCCGGTTCGCCGCCGACGGGGTCGCGGTGAAGGTGGTCTCCGGCGACGACCCGCGCACCGTCGCCGCACTCGCCCGCCAGGCCGGCCTGGACGGCGGGGAGCCGGCCGCCGGTGCCGACCTCGCGGCGCTGCCCGACCCGGAGCTCGACGCGCTGGTGGCCCGGACTGCGGTGTTCGGTCGCGTCGCCCCCGAGCAGAAGGAGCGCCTCGTCGCCTCGCTGCGCCGGCAGGGCCGCTACGTCGCCATGATCGGCGACGGCGTCAACGACGCCCGGGCGCTCAAGGCCGCCCAGGTCGGCGTCGCCATGCGCAGCGGCAGCGCGGTGACCCGGGACGTCGCCGACATCCTGCTGACCGAGGACTCCCTGGCCGCCCTCGTGCCCGCGCGGCAGGAGGGCCGCCGCATCATCAGCGGGCTGGCCACCTCCATGCAGGTGTTCCTCGCCCGGGTGGCCACCCAGGGTCTGGTTATCCTGGCGGTGACCATGCTCGGCCTGGGGTTCCCCTACTCGCCGGCGCAGGTGGGCTGA
- a CDS encoding DUF389 domain-containing protein, translating into MWAKPVPPDPHLLATVGRFVVPAALVTAGAGVGVYAWLYTDVYTRLSSGNTPSFILADFEAYTGLASDDVGFAEASATIGAQTGLSTFVSFAAFLLILFLEPPNRFFASWTRPDGDRRPAVLVAVLVAVFTGGLLVPAFTDYFGLTEAVEPVVFAVLPALLLWFVLLSLAYRYRLLDRALGLDHLPQEDTPRGEVGAAVRLLSAAHGQGSTVPRTVEITLPPDLVDAAVEELRSLDPLSLRVMRGVSLEPPGDVITVEVTNRKLAAVMRLADRCGVGRESSVSLSTSRPASVISAGRQDDVLRDITSGTAEEIELEIGRESTMTAGKLGVMATAGFLAGLGLASGTLHLVIGAMVIAPAFEPFSRLALGLVERSRAWQRGLTDIAKGYTALAAGAAASAVACAVLGAGALSTQTGSYLSSPGLVDHFSTTSWVSWAVAVVAGLAGGLLLVINRRVLTAGVMIALGLIPSLALAAMAVVGGDVELALRSLGRWTVDATVVTAMSAAVFLWHRHHDGRRSTG; encoded by the coding sequence ATGTGGGCGAAGCCCGTGCCGCCGGACCCGCACCTGCTGGCCACCGTCGGCCGGTTCGTCGTCCCGGCAGCGCTGGTGACGGCGGGCGCCGGCGTCGGCGTCTACGCCTGGCTGTACACCGACGTCTACACCCGCCTCAGCAGCGGCAACACACCGTCGTTCATCCTGGCGGACTTCGAGGCGTACACCGGGCTGGCGTCCGACGACGTCGGCTTCGCGGAGGCGTCGGCCACGATCGGCGCCCAGACCGGGTTGTCCACCTTCGTCTCCTTCGCGGCCTTCCTGCTGATCCTCTTCCTCGAGCCGCCGAACCGGTTCTTCGCCTCCTGGACCCGGCCCGACGGCGACCGGCGTCCCGCGGTGCTCGTCGCCGTCCTCGTCGCCGTCTTCACCGGTGGGCTGCTCGTTCCGGCCTTCACCGACTACTTCGGGCTGACCGAGGCGGTCGAGCCCGTCGTGTTCGCGGTGCTCCCGGCGCTTCTCCTGTGGTTCGTGCTCCTGAGCCTCGCCTACCGGTACCGGCTGCTGGACCGCGCCCTCGGCCTGGACCACCTCCCTCAGGAGGACACCCCTCGCGGTGAGGTGGGGGCGGCAGTGCGGTTGCTCTCCGCGGCGCACGGGCAGGGCAGCACCGTGCCGAGGACCGTGGAGATCACCCTGCCCCCCGACCTGGTCGACGCAGCGGTGGAGGAGCTGCGCAGTCTGGACCCGCTCTCGTTGCGGGTGATGCGCGGTGTCTCGCTGGAACCCCCGGGTGACGTGATCACCGTGGAGGTGACCAACCGCAAGCTGGCCGCGGTAATGCGCCTGGCCGACCGGTGCGGTGTCGGTCGGGAGTCCTCGGTCTCCCTGTCGACGAGCAGGCCGGCCAGCGTCATCTCCGCCGGCCGGCAGGACGACGTGCTGCGCGACATCACCAGCGGGACGGCCGAGGAGATCGAGCTCGAGATCGGCCGGGAGAGCACCATGACGGCCGGGAAACTCGGCGTGATGGCCACCGCCGGCTTCCTCGCCGGGCTGGGCCTGGCCAGCGGCACCCTGCACCTGGTCATCGGCGCGATGGTCATCGCGCCGGCCTTCGAGCCGTTCAGCCGGCTCGCCCTGGGGCTCGTCGAGCGCAGCCGCGCCTGGCAGCGGGGCCTGACCGACATCGCCAAGGGATATACCGCCCTGGCGGCCGGCGCCGCGGCCAGCGCCGTCGCCTGTGCCGTCCTCGGCGCCGGGGCCCTGTCCACGCAGACCGGCAGCTACCTGTCATCGCCGGGGTTGGTGGACCACTTCTCCACGACGTCCTGGGTGAGCTGGGCGGTGGCCGTGGTGGCCGGGCTGGCCGGTGGACTGCTCCTGGTCATCAACCGCCGCGTCCTGACCGCCGGGGTCATGATCGCGCTGGGCCTGATCCCCTCCCTCGCCCTGGCCGCCATGGCCGTGGTCGGCGGGGACGTCGAGCTGGCCCTGCGCAGCCTCGGCCGGTGGACCGTCGACGCCACCGTGGTGACGGCGATGTCGGCGGCGGTCTTCCTCTGGCACCGCCACCACGACGGGCGGAGGTCCACCGGCTGA
- a CDS encoding DUF305 domain-containing protein: MASTQKKDDEQEHGQQHGGGMSHQTTMYLRFAAMITTSMVVMYFTMFAGTWEWSHVQFSESRVFMAITMGGTMGLVMLAWMLNMYKNMKGNIAIVAVSLLLLGGGIALDRSQVTVDDVNWMSAMIPHHSLAITRSERADIDDIRVCQLAVEIIRAQEREISEMEWLIEDIEENGEADTLAEAQARPVPEFEGSALRDCPELD; this comes from the coding sequence ATGGCGTCGACGCAGAAGAAGGACGACGAGCAGGAACACGGGCAGCAGCACGGCGGCGGGATGTCGCACCAGACCACGATGTACCTGCGCTTCGCCGCCATGATCACCACGTCCATGGTCGTCATGTACTTCACCATGTTCGCCGGCACGTGGGAGTGGAGCCACGTCCAGTTCAGCGAGAGCCGCGTGTTCATGGCGATCACCATGGGCGGCACCATGGGGCTGGTCATGCTCGCCTGGATGCTCAACATGTACAAGAACATGAAGGGCAACATCGCGATCGTGGCGGTGAGCCTCCTGCTGCTCGGCGGCGGCATCGCCCTGGACCGGAGCCAGGTCACCGTGGACGACGTCAACTGGATGAGCGCGATGATCCCGCACCACTCGCTGGCCATCACCCGCTCCGAGCGCGCGGACATCGACGACATCCGGGTGTGCCAGCTGGCCGTCGAGATCATCCGGGCCCAGGAGCGGGAGATCAGCGAGATGGAGTGGCTGATCGAGGACATCGAGGAGAACGGAGAGGCGGACACGCTCGCGGAGGCGCAGGCCCGGCCCGTCCCCGAGTTCGAGGGCTCCGCGCTGCGGGACTGCCCTGAGCTGGACTGA
- a CDS encoding aromatic acid exporter family protein: MRRGRAGGDGGDGPAAALRVWDRHPRVVLALKTALAAGLAWALAQSLPAPLDDYPFYAPLGAVVTSSITLVGSVRESAEILLALVLGAVIGVVLTALPVPNLLSLAVAVAVGMVLSGWHRLGDAGSWVPTSAFFVLIFGGSDPTGYVLELVGLVLLGALVGLGVTAAFPPLPLAPAQTEIQRLRGTLAGQLAALADGLRRDHPPTRHEWRDRMRAIDPVLGQMRSAVQQAEEARRGNRRARKHQQDAERLYEEARALENLALLVEVVTRMIAETEVADRRRVALGPALRPPAAEALARLGEVLGSTEASTADPDTTRGAYAALHRLTDQLRAARRQTDDDLFAASSIVEAIRRCLAAVVPQELAEEEDRARTVDR; this comes from the coding sequence ATGCGGAGGGGACGAGCAGGGGGAGACGGCGGCGACGGACCCGCCGCGGCTCTCCGGGTCTGGGACCGGCACCCCCGCGTGGTCCTGGCCCTGAAGACGGCCCTGGCGGCCGGGCTGGCCTGGGCCCTGGCCCAGAGCCTCCCTGCGCCGCTGGACGACTACCCGTTCTACGCCCCGCTCGGGGCGGTGGTCACGTCCTCCATCACGCTGGTCGGATCGGTGCGCGAGTCGGCCGAGATCCTGCTGGCACTGGTCCTCGGCGCGGTGATCGGCGTGGTGTTGACCGCGCTACCCGTGCCGAACCTGCTGTCCCTCGCCGTCGCCGTGGCGGTCGGCATGGTGCTGTCCGGATGGCATCGGCTGGGCGATGCCGGCAGCTGGGTCCCGACCTCGGCCTTCTTCGTCCTGATCTTCGGGGGCAGCGACCCGACCGGGTACGTGCTGGAACTCGTCGGGCTGGTGCTCCTGGGCGCTCTGGTGGGGCTGGGCGTGACCGCGGCCTTCCCGCCGTTGCCCCTGGCGCCCGCGCAGACGGAGATCCAGCGGCTGCGGGGGACGCTCGCCGGGCAGCTGGCCGCGCTCGCCGACGGTCTCCGCCGGGACCACCCGCCGACCCGGCACGAGTGGCGCGACCGGATGCGTGCGATCGACCCCGTCCTCGGCCAGATGCGCTCGGCGGTCCAGCAGGCCGAGGAGGCCCGGCGCGGCAACCGGCGCGCCCGGAAGCACCAGCAGGACGCCGAGCGGCTCTACGAGGAGGCGCGGGCGCTGGAGAACCTGGCGCTGCTCGTCGAGGTCGTGACCCGGATGATCGCCGAGACCGAGGTCGCCGACCGTCGCCGGGTGGCGCTGGGTCCGGCCCTGCGGCCACCGGCGGCCGAGGCCCTCGCCCGGCTCGGTGAGGTGCTGGGCAGCACCGAGGCCTCGACCGCCGACCCCGACACGACGCGGGGGGCCTACGCCGCGCTGCACCGGCTGACCGACCAGCTGCGGGCGGCGAGGAGGCAGACCGACGACGACCTGTTCGCCGCCAGCAGCATCGTGGAGGCCATCCGGCGGTGCCTGGCCGCGGTCGTTCCGCAGGAGCTCGCCGAGGAGGAGGACCGCGCCCGCACGGTCGACCGCTGA
- a CDS encoding DUF2267 domain-containing protein encodes MKAHEFHARVRERGNYADAQEAQRVTTAVLGLLGQRLAGGESKDLAAQLPSELQAPLLEADASAESIGVQEFCSRVARELGSSEQTALWDASAVLTTVAEAVTGGQLNQVLTQLQPGYAQLFGKPDLA; translated from the coding sequence ATGAAGGCACACGAGTTCCACGCCCGGGTCCGCGAGCGCGGCAACTACGCGGACGCCCAGGAGGCGCAGCGGGTGACGACCGCCGTCCTGGGCCTGCTGGGGCAGCGCCTGGCCGGCGGGGAGAGCAAGGACCTCGCCGCCCAGCTGCCCTCCGAGTTGCAGGCTCCGCTGCTCGAGGCGGACGCATCGGCCGAGAGCATCGGCGTGCAGGAGTTCTGCTCCCGCGTCGCCCGGGAACTGGGCAGCTCCGAGCAGACGGCCCTCTGGGACGCCAGCGCCGTCCTGACCACGGTGGCGGAGGCGGTCACCGGCGGCCAGCTCAACCAGGTCCTCACGCAGCTGCAGCCGGGCTACGCCCAGCTGTTCGGCAAGCCGGACCTCGCCTGA
- the dtd gene encoding D-aminoacyl-tRNA deacylase: MRAVVSRVSTAAVAVDGVVVGEIGAGLLSLVGVGHDDGAGAARALARKIHELRIFPGGGGAVSAADLGLPVLVVSQFTLYADTRKGRRPSWQDAAPGEVAEPLVDEVVAELRRRGATVATGRFGAAMQVSSVNEGPMTLLLEV, encoded by the coding sequence GTGCGCGCGGTGGTGAGTCGGGTCAGTACAGCGGCTGTAGCGGTCGACGGGGTCGTCGTCGGCGAGATCGGCGCCGGACTGCTGTCACTGGTCGGCGTGGGTCACGACGACGGCGCCGGGGCGGCCCGGGCGCTGGCCCGGAAGATCCACGAGCTGCGCATCTTCCCCGGCGGCGGCGGCGCCGTCTCCGCCGCCGACCTCGGACTCCCCGTGCTGGTGGTCAGCCAGTTCACCCTCTACGCCGACACCCGCAAGGGACGGCGCCCGTCCTGGCAGGACGCCGCGCCCGGCGAGGTTGCCGAGCCGCTGGTCGACGAGGTGGTCGCCGAACTGCGCCGCCGCGGCGCGACGGTAGCCACGGGCCGGTTCGGCGCCGCCATGCAGGTCTCGTCGGTCAACGAGGGGCCGATGACCCTGCTGCTGGAGGTCTGA
- the sigB gene encoding RNA polymerase sigma factor SigB: protein MTLLQSSPTDTLDVRSPRREPDTSGLVSTDLVRVYLNTIGKTALLTAEQEVELAKRIEAGLYAERLLAEQEGLTPARKRDYKILATDGKAAKAHLLEANLRLVVSVAKRYTGHGMTFLDLIQEGNVGLIRAVEKFDYTKGFKFSTYATWWIRQAITRAMADSGRTIRLPVHLAEQVNKVVRTRRRMHQELEREPTAEELGLELDLPEARISELLEYSRDLVSLDQTVGADEESRLGDFIEDADAAVAEDAVAFQMMKGDVRNVLSTLEDRERDVVVLRFGLDGGQPRTLEQIGKQFGLSRERVRQIERETMAKLRDPQRADALRDYLA, encoded by the coding sequence GTGACGCTGCTGCAGTCTTCCCCCACCGACACCCTGGACGTGCGCTCCCCCCGGCGCGAGCCCGACACCAGCGGGCTCGTGTCGACCGACCTCGTGCGCGTCTACCTCAACACGATCGGCAAGACCGCACTGCTCACCGCCGAGCAGGAGGTCGAGCTGGCCAAGCGGATCGAGGCCGGCCTCTACGCCGAGCGGCTGCTCGCCGAGCAGGAGGGGCTCACCCCCGCCCGCAAGCGGGACTACAAGATCCTCGCCACCGACGGCAAGGCGGCCAAGGCACACCTGCTGGAGGCCAACCTCCGGCTGGTCGTCTCCGTGGCCAAGCGCTACACCGGCCACGGCATGACGTTCCTGGACCTCATCCAGGAGGGCAACGTCGGCCTGATCCGGGCCGTGGAGAAGTTCGACTACACCAAGGGCTTCAAGTTCTCCACGTACGCCACCTGGTGGATCCGCCAGGCGATCACCCGCGCCATGGCCGACTCCGGCCGCACCATCCGGCTGCCCGTCCACCTGGCCGAGCAGGTCAACAAGGTGGTGCGGACCCGTCGGCGCATGCACCAGGAGCTCGAGCGGGAGCCCACCGCCGAGGAGCTCGGCCTCGAACTGGACCTCCCCGAGGCCCGGATCTCCGAGCTGCTCGAGTACAGCCGCGATCTGGTCTCCCTCGACCAGACCGTCGGCGCCGACGAGGAGTCGCGGCTCGGTGACTTCATCGAGGACGCCGACGCCGCCGTCGCGGAGGACGCCGTCGCCTTCCAGATGATGAAGGGTGACGTCCGGAACGTGCTGTCCACGCTCGAGGACCGCGAGCGCGACGTCGTCGTCCTGCGCTTCGGCCTGGACGGCGGCCAGCCCCGCACGCTGGAGCAGATCGGCAAGCAGTTCGGCCTCTCCCGCGAGCGGGTCCGCCAGATCGAGCGCGAGACGATGGCCAAGCTGCGCGACCCGCAGCGCGCCGACGCCCTGCGCGACTACCTCGCCTGA
- a CDS encoding class I SAM-dependent methyltransferase, protein MPRYALAYRLGFTPWERYGAAAAASIGALLDREEAARPRPPGRALDLGCGRGQYTCELARRGWEAVGIDDVPRAIEGARRAAVPGVRFVVGDVTALPASDLGAFDFFLDVGCFQGLDVAQRHAEGEGVSALAEPGATLLVLAFGPTPLRSAVGGVSRADVEVAFGGWQLLAVEPADTAGLGWPLNRTAPQWYRLGLRA, encoded by the coding sequence ATGCCCCGGTACGCCCTCGCCTACCGCCTGGGGTTCACGCCCTGGGAGCGCTACGGAGCTGCGGCCGCGGCGAGCATCGGGGCCCTGCTGGACCGCGAGGAGGCGGCGCGGCCACGTCCGCCCGGCCGCGCCCTGGATCTCGGCTGCGGGCGGGGGCAGTACACCTGCGAGCTCGCGCGGCGGGGGTGGGAGGCGGTCGGCATCGACGACGTCCCGCGGGCGATCGAGGGGGCGCGGCGGGCGGCGGTCCCCGGTGTGCGGTTCGTGGTGGGCGACGTGACCGCCCTTCCCGCGAGCGACCTGGGCGCGTTCGACTTCTTCCTCGACGTCGGCTGCTTCCAGGGGCTGGACGTCGCGCAGCGGCACGCCGAGGGCGAGGGCGTCTCCGCGCTCGCGGAACCGGGCGCCACCCTGCTGGTGCTGGCCTTCGGGCCGACACCCCTGCGCTCCGCTGTGGGGGGTGTGTCGCGGGCCGACGTCGAGGTGGCGTTCGGCGGCTGGCAGCTGCTGGCGGTCGAGCCCGCCGACACCGCGGGGCTGGGCTGGCCGCTGAACAGGACGGCGCCGCAGTGGTACCGCCTGGGCCTGCGGGCCTAG